One window from the genome of Oncorhynchus kisutch isolate 150728-3 linkage group LG21, Okis_V2, whole genome shotgun sequence encodes:
- the LOC116356180 gene encoding uncharacterized protein LOC116356180, translated as MTVAYCHLTSDWPTTRYTLRSGEKQEQQHKYKSLPLSTTAVWFRSVRALQTTQLKLHRTKTRENHIRSNPEHYLEFWYRWIQTPSGHRVSGTGGSGPPRVTGSRVQVDPDPLGSPGLGYRWIRTPSGHRVSGTGGSGPPRVTGSRVQVDPDPLGSPGLGYRWIRTPSGHRVSGTGGSGPPRVTGSRVQVDPDPLGSPGLGYRWIRTPSGHRVSGTGGSGPPRVTGSRVQVDP; from the exons atgactgtagcctattgccACTTGACTTCTGACTGGCCAACAACAAGATACACGCTCCGCTCTGGTGAAAAGCAAGAGCAGCAGCATAAATAcaaatctctccctctgtctactacAGCAGTCTGGTTCAGATCTGTACGGGCCCTTCAGACAACTCAGTTAAAATTACACAGAACCAAGACCCGTGAAAATCATATCAGATCCAACCCAGAACATTATTTAGAATTCTGGTACAGGTGGATCCAGACCCCCTCGGGTCACCGGGTCTCGGGTACAGGTGGATCCGGACCCCCTCGGGTCACCGGGTCTCGGGTACAGGTGGATCCAGACCCCCTCGGGTCACCGGGTCTCGGGTACAGGTGGATCCGGACCCCCTCGGGTCACCGGGTCTCGGGTACAGGTGGATCCGGACCCCCTCGGGTCACCGGGTCTCGGGTACAGGTGGATCCAGACCCCCTCGGGTCACCGGGTCTCGGGTACAGGTGGATCCGGACCCCCTCGGGTCACCGGGTCTCGGGTACAGGTGGATCCGGACCCCCTCGGGTCACCGGGTCTCGGGTACAGGTGGATCCGGACCCCCTCGGGTCACCGGGTCTCGGGTACAGGTGGATCCGGACCCCCTCGGGTCACCGGGTCTCGGGTACAGGTGGATCCGGACCCCCTCGGGTCACCGGGTCTCGGGTACAG GTGGATCCATGA